A portion of the Jaculus jaculus isolate mJacJac1 chromosome 5, mJacJac1.mat.Y.cur, whole genome shotgun sequence genome contains these proteins:
- the Rrm2 gene encoding ribonucleoside-diphosphate reductase subunit M2 isoform X2: MLSVRVPLATIADPQQLPLSPLKQLSLADKENTPPSLSGTRVLASKTARRIFQEPEELESKVLASSVEEEPLLRENPRRFVIFPIEYHDIWQMYKKAEASFWTAEEVDLSKDIQHWETLKPEERYFISHVLAFFAASDGIVNENLVERFSQEVQITEARCFYGFQIAMENIHSEMYSLLIDTYIKDSKEREFLFNAIETMPCVKKKADWALRWIGDKEATYGERVVAFAAVEGIFFSGSFASIFWLKKRGLMPGLTFSNELISRDEGLHCDFACLMFKHLVHKPSEQRVKEIIVNAVRIEQEFLTEALPVKLIGMNCTLMKQYIEFVADRLMLELGFNKIFRVENPFDFMENISLEGKTNFFEKRVGEYQRMGVMSSPTENSFTLDADF; this comes from the exons ATGCTCTCCGTCCGCGTCCCGCTCGCCACCATCGCCGATCCTCAGCAGCTGCCGCTCTCGCCCCTCAAGCAACTCAGCCTGGCCGACAAGGAGAACACG CCCCCGAGCCTCAGCGGGACCCGCGTCCTAGCCAGCAAGACTGCGAGGAGGATCTTCCAGGAGCCCGAAGAACTG GAAAGTAAAGTCCTCGCCTCCAGCGTTGAGGAAGAACCATTACTGCGAGAAAACCCCCGCCGCTTTGTTATCTTTCCTATCGAATACCATGATATCTGGCAGATGTACAAGAAAGCAGAGGCCTCCTTCTGGACGGCGGAGGAG GTAGATCTTTCCAAGGACATTCAACACTGGGAAACCCTGAAACCTGAGGAAAGATATTTTATATCTCACGTTCTGGCTTTCTTTGCTGCCAGTGATGGCATAGTAAATGAAAACTTG GTGGAGCGTTTTAGCCAAGAAGTTCAAATTACAGAAGCCCGCTGTTTCTATGGGTTCCAAATTGCCATGGAAAACATACATTCCGAGATGTACAGTCTTCTTATTGACACTTATATTAAAGATTCCAAAGAAAG GGAATTCCTCTTCAATGCCATTGAAACGATGCCTTGTGTGAAGAAGAAGGCAGACTGGGCCTTGCGTTGGATTGGAGACAAAGAGGCGACCTATG GAGAACGTGTGGTAGCTTTTGCTGCTGTGGAAGGAATCTTCTTTTCTGGTTCTTTTGCATCAATATTCTGGCTCAAGAAACGGGGACTGATGCCTGGCCTCACATTTTCCAATGAGCTTATTAGTCGAGATGAG GGTTTACACTGTGATTTTGCCTGCCTGATGTTCAAGCACCTGGTACACAAACCATCGGAGCAGCGAGTCAAGGAAATAATCGTCAATGCTGTTAGGATAGAACAG GAGTTCCTCACAGAGGCCTTGCCGGTGAAGCTCATTGGAATGAATTGCACTTTAATGAAGCAGTACATTGAATTTGTGGCAGACAGGCTTATGCTGGAACTGGGTTTTAACAAG attttcagaGTAGAGAACCCATTTGACTTCATGGAGAATATTTCACTGGAAGGGAAGACTAACTTCTTTGAGAAGAGAGTAGGAGAGTATCAGAGGATGGGAGTGATGTCAAGCCCAACGGAGAATTCTTTCACCTTGGACGCTGATTTCTAA
- the Rrm2 gene encoding ribonucleoside-diphosphate reductase subunit M2 isoform X1, giving the protein MLSVRVPLATIADPQQLPLSPLKQLSLADKENTPPSLSGTRVLASKTARRIFQEPEELQESKVLASSVEEEPLLRENPRRFVIFPIEYHDIWQMYKKAEASFWTAEEVDLSKDIQHWETLKPEERYFISHVLAFFAASDGIVNENLVERFSQEVQITEARCFYGFQIAMENIHSEMYSLLIDTYIKDSKEREFLFNAIETMPCVKKKADWALRWIGDKEATYGERVVAFAAVEGIFFSGSFASIFWLKKRGLMPGLTFSNELISRDEGLHCDFACLMFKHLVHKPSEQRVKEIIVNAVRIEQEFLTEALPVKLIGMNCTLMKQYIEFVADRLMLELGFNKIFRVENPFDFMENISLEGKTNFFEKRVGEYQRMGVMSSPTENSFTLDADF; this is encoded by the exons ATGCTCTCCGTCCGCGTCCCGCTCGCCACCATCGCCGATCCTCAGCAGCTGCCGCTCTCGCCCCTCAAGCAACTCAGCCTGGCCGACAAGGAGAACACG CCCCCGAGCCTCAGCGGGACCCGCGTCCTAGCCAGCAAGACTGCGAGGAGGATCTTCCAGGAGCCCGAAGAACTG CAGGAAAGTAAAGTCCTCGCCTCCAGCGTTGAGGAAGAACCATTACTGCGAGAAAACCCCCGCCGCTTTGTTATCTTTCCTATCGAATACCATGATATCTGGCAGATGTACAAGAAAGCAGAGGCCTCCTTCTGGACGGCGGAGGAG GTAGATCTTTCCAAGGACATTCAACACTGGGAAACCCTGAAACCTGAGGAAAGATATTTTATATCTCACGTTCTGGCTTTCTTTGCTGCCAGTGATGGCATAGTAAATGAAAACTTG GTGGAGCGTTTTAGCCAAGAAGTTCAAATTACAGAAGCCCGCTGTTTCTATGGGTTCCAAATTGCCATGGAAAACATACATTCCGAGATGTACAGTCTTCTTATTGACACTTATATTAAAGATTCCAAAGAAAG GGAATTCCTCTTCAATGCCATTGAAACGATGCCTTGTGTGAAGAAGAAGGCAGACTGGGCCTTGCGTTGGATTGGAGACAAAGAGGCGACCTATG GAGAACGTGTGGTAGCTTTTGCTGCTGTGGAAGGAATCTTCTTTTCTGGTTCTTTTGCATCAATATTCTGGCTCAAGAAACGGGGACTGATGCCTGGCCTCACATTTTCCAATGAGCTTATTAGTCGAGATGAG GGTTTACACTGTGATTTTGCCTGCCTGATGTTCAAGCACCTGGTACACAAACCATCGGAGCAGCGAGTCAAGGAAATAATCGTCAATGCTGTTAGGATAGAACAG GAGTTCCTCACAGAGGCCTTGCCGGTGAAGCTCATTGGAATGAATTGCACTTTAATGAAGCAGTACATTGAATTTGTGGCAGACAGGCTTATGCTGGAACTGGGTTTTAACAAG attttcagaGTAGAGAACCCATTTGACTTCATGGAGAATATTTCACTGGAAGGGAAGACTAACTTCTTTGAGAAGAGAGTAGGAGAGTATCAGAGGATGGGAGTGATGTCAAGCCCAACGGAGAATTCTTTCACCTTGGACGCTGATTTCTAA